In one window of Elusimicrobiota bacterium DNA:
- the rseP gene encoding RIP metalloprotease RseP, translating to MLGALAVIFTFGIIIFLHELGHFVSAKMVGMKVEKFAFGFGPEIVGKTVGETRYAICWVPLGGMVKLAGGMDNESKGDPGEFFAKPWYKRVLVVASGPLMNYVLALVFFFIAIYFWGLGVPTEKPVIGEVRAGYPAAKAGIKSGDMIISINGQKIKLWQDAAEIIHKQAQKKLVIKIRRHNEVSSFEITPQMDKDFKVGVIGIMPDVQIEKVGMAKSFLISAAHTIEINIVFFVYMWDRITKMEKPEVSGPIGIAQVIAQTAKVGFSNLLILIGRISVMVGLMNLLPIPIFDGGHIMFFTIEGLITKKRASNKVIETTNYIGLTIIVLLMVFAFYSDFERIGLFTFTKKFFGY from the coding sequence ATGTTAGGCGCTTTGGCGGTAATATTTACGTTTGGGATAATAATTTTTCTGCATGAATTAGGGCATTTTGTTTCCGCAAAAATGGTCGGGATGAAAGTGGAAAAATTTGCATTTGGTTTTGGCCCTGAAATTGTTGGGAAGACTGTGGGTGAAACCAGATACGCAATATGCTGGGTGCCTTTAGGCGGGATGGTAAAACTTGCCGGAGGAATGGATAATGAGTCAAAAGGCGATCCCGGGGAATTTTTTGCAAAACCCTGGTACAAAAGGGTGTTGGTTGTTGCTTCAGGGCCTTTAATGAATTATGTTCTGGCACTCGTATTCTTTTTTATTGCCATTTACTTTTGGGGACTAGGAGTTCCTACAGAAAAGCCGGTCATTGGCGAAGTAAGAGCAGGATATCCTGCTGCTAAAGCCGGCATTAAATCCGGGGATATGATAATCTCTATAAACGGACAGAAAATAAAACTTTGGCAGGACGCCGCGGAGATTATACATAAACAGGCGCAAAAGAAACTTGTTATAAAAATCCGCAGGCATAATGAAGTTTCGAGTTTTGAAATTACGCCGCAAATGGATAAGGATTTTAAAGTCGGGGTTATTGGAATTATGCCCGATGTTCAGATAGAAAAGGTCGGCATGGCAAAATCATTCCTGATATCAGCCGCTCATACAATTGAAATAAATATCGTATTTTTTGTTTATATGTGGGACAGGATAACAAAGATGGAAAAGCCCGAGGTTTCGGGCCCTATCGGTATTGCGCAAGTTATAGCCCAGACAGCAAAAGTGGGATTTTCAAACCTGTTGATATTAATAGGAAGAATTTCCGTAATGGTAGGATTGATGAATCTTCTGCCTATTCCGATTTTTGACGGCGGGCATATAATGTTTTTTACCATCGAGGGTTTGATAACCAAAAAACGCGCGAGTAATAAAGTTATTGAGACTACCAATTATATCGGATTGACAATTATCGTTTTATTGATGGTATTTGCATTTTACAGTGACTTCGAAAGAATCGGCTTGTTTACATTCACAAAAAAATTCTTCGGGTATTGA
- a CDS encoding 1-deoxy-D-xylulose-5-phosphate reductoisomerase — MKNLVILGSTGSIGIQALNVARHLKDEYKVTGLSTFSNIELLERQIKEFNPSAVCVGSPGDADLLREKISKKIEIFHSNKGLETLSGMDEADIVLISVVGAVGIYPLVSAIKSNKTIALANKESLVIAGNLVNGLLKKHSATIIPVDSEHSAIFQCLKNEDIKNVDKLIVTGSGGPFYKKDIDFEHIKVEQALNHPRWKMGRKITIDSATLMNKGLEIIEARYLFDISFEKIKLLIHPQSIIHSLVEFIDGSVIGLFSEPDMRLSIQYAITYPERHKTKIKPLDLEVIRTLEFYPPDIKKFPCLKLALNAGKIGHTMTSALNAANESAVEAFLKKKIKFSDIPIVIEKVLNKHKMIKNPGLDEILETDRWARREAGVRGGVQC; from the coding sequence ATGAAAAATTTGGTTATTTTAGGTTCAACGGGTTCCATTGGCATTCAGGCGCTTAATGTCGCCAGGCACCTGAAAGATGAATATAAAGTTACGGGGCTTTCCACTTTTTCAAACATCGAGTTACTGGAAAGGCAAATTAAAGAGTTCAACCCGTCCGCAGTATGTGTAGGTTCGCCCGGTGATGCTGATCTACTTCGCGAAAAAATATCAAAAAAAATAGAAATATTTCACTCAAACAAAGGCCTGGAAACTCTCTCAGGAATGGATGAAGCGGACATTGTACTAATTTCTGTAGTGGGCGCTGTAGGCATATATCCCCTGGTTTCAGCAATCAAATCAAATAAAACAATCGCGCTGGCTAATAAGGAATCTCTCGTTATAGCTGGAAATTTAGTCAATGGATTGCTGAAGAAGCATTCGGCTACAATTATTCCTGTCGATAGCGAGCATTCAGCCATTTTTCAATGCCTTAAAAATGAAGACATAAAGAACGTTGATAAACTCATAGTTACCGGTTCAGGAGGGCCTTTCTATAAGAAAGATATTGATTTTGAACATATAAAAGTGGAACAAGCCCTTAACCATCCCCGATGGAAAATGGGGAGAAAGATTACGATTGATTCAGCCACGCTTATGAATAAAGGGCTTGAAATAATTGAAGCGCGCTATCTTTTTGATATATCTTTTGAAAAGATTAAATTACTGATTCATCCGCAATCAATTATCCACTCGCTGGTTGAATTTATAGACGGGTCAGTAATAGGGCTTTTTTCAGAACCAGATATGCGCCTTTCAATACAATACGCCATTACTTACCCTGAAAGGCATAAAACAAAAATTAAACCTTTGGACCTTGAAGTTATAAGGACACTGGAGTTCTATCCGCCTGATATAAAAAAATTCCCCTGCTTAAAACTGGCTCTTAATGCCGGAAAAATAGGCCATACCATGACCTCTGCCCTTAATGCTGCAAATGAATCGGCCGTAGAAGCATTTTTGAAAAAGAAAATAAAGTTTTCAGATATTCCCATAGTAATTGAAAAAGTTTTAAATAAGCATAAAATGATAAAAAATCCCGGGCTCGACGAGATTCTTGAAACCGACCGATGGGCACGGAGAGAAGCCGGAGTAAGGGGAGGAGTTCAATGTTAG
- a CDS encoding phosphatidate cytidylyltransferase: MILPRLLTAIIGIPIILLAIHFGDVPFFILVIIIVLFSLQEYFFIIDRTQFNLQKANGYIFGLLIMLAIYFNGSKILSPAQSQLTSIVFTLALLAFFCYEILRIGFSNRTEVNGSIIRIALTLFGLFIISWTFGHILLLRDINPNGNKYSFFLFLLIWIADTGAYLVGKRFGRMKLAEKISPQKTVEGALGGIVIGIIFALAMWKIFALKELKLIEVIVVSFFIIVIGFISDLSESLLKRDVGLKDSDVLLPGHGGMLDRFDSFIFAAPFFYYYLTIFHK, from the coding sequence ATGATTCTACCAAGGCTTTTGACAGCGATTATAGGGATACCCATTATACTGCTTGCCATACATTTCGGAGATGTTCCTTTTTTTATTCTTGTAATTATCATTGTTCTTTTTTCGCTTCAGGAATATTTTTTCATAATCGACAGGACGCAATTCAACCTGCAAAAAGCAAACGGTTATATTTTCGGTTTGCTGATTATGCTTGCCATATATTTTAACGGGTCAAAAATTCTTAGCCCGGCCCAGAGCCAGTTAACCTCTATAGTTTTCACGCTGGCTTTACTCGCTTTTTTTTGTTACGAAATACTGCGTATTGGATTTTCCAACAGGACTGAAGTAAACGGGTCTATTATAAGGATTGCACTTACTCTTTTCGGCCTTTTCATTATTTCCTGGACCTTTGGGCACATACTATTGTTAAGAGATATCAACCCTAACGGAAATAAGTATTCATTTTTCCTGTTTTTGCTGATTTGGATAGCTGATACAGGCGCTTATCTGGTTGGGAAAAGGTTTGGCAGGATGAAATTAGCAGAAAAAATCAGCCCGCAAAAAACGGTAGAAGGCGCTCTGGGCGGCATTGTAATAGGTATAATATTTGCCCTGGCAATGTGGAAAATATTTGCGCTTAAAGAATTAAAGTTAATAGAAGTTATCGTTGTAAGTTTTTTTATTATTGTAATCGGATTTATCTCCGATCTTTCCGAATCGCTTTTGAAAAGGGATGTGGGTTTAAAAGATTCCGATGTTCTTTTGCCGGGACATGGCGGAATGCTTGACAGGTTTGATTCCTTCATATTTGCCGCGCCGTTTTTTTATTATTATCTCACCATTTTTCACAAATGA
- a CDS encoding isoprenyl transferase, translated as MDIAKELFDKIDKKKLPLHIAVIMDGNGRWAKKRRLPRVFGHKAGAKTVKEIIKAADNIGIKYLSLYALSTENWLARPVLEVKALMNILYDYLKQISELKENEFRLVITGDTSKFPDRIQEEIRKSQKYTAGCKKMVLNLCLNYGSRQEIVAAFNKMAEAGIKKTDEETLSKYLFTGSLPDPDLLIRTSGEQRVSNFFLWQIAYSEIYFTKVLWPDFDTAELYKAIIDYQSRERRFGGI; from the coding sequence ATGGATATAGCAAAAGAGTTATTTGACAAAATAGACAAAAAAAAGCTGCCCTTGCATATCGCTGTAATTATGGATGGCAACGGCAGATGGGCAAAAAAAAGAAGATTGCCAAGGGTTTTCGGGCATAAAGCCGGTGCAAAAACCGTTAAAGAGATAATTAAAGCTGCAGATAACATAGGAATAAAATACCTTTCCCTTTATGCTCTTTCCACTGAAAACTGGCTCGCGAGGCCTGTTCTTGAAGTGAAAGCCTTGATGAATATTTTGTATGATTACCTCAAACAGATAAGCGAGTTGAAAGAAAATGAGTTCCGGCTGGTTATAACCGGAGATACATCAAAATTTCCAGATAGGATACAGGAAGAAATAAGAAAATCCCAAAAATATACAGCCGGTTGCAAAAAAATGGTTTTGAACCTGTGTTTGAATTACGGTTCAAGGCAGGAAATAGTTGCTGCTTTTAATAAAATGGCGGAAGCCGGTATTAAAAAAACGGATGAAGAAACACTATCAAAATATTTATTTACCGGTAGTCTGCCCGATCCTGACCTGCTTATACGCACTTCAGGAGAACAGAGGGTTTCAAATTTTTTTCTCTGGCAGATAGCTTATTCTGAAATTTATTTTACAAAAGTGCTCTGGCCTGATTTTGATACAGCCGAGTTATATAAAGCAATTATTGATTACCAGTCGAGAGAAAGGCGTTTCGGAGGGATATAG
- the frr gene encoding ribosome recycling factor codes for MIDSVISQAEDFMKKTIERFKQDTSTLRTGRASPTLIDGVKVNAYNSIMPLNQVAGISVPDAKTIEIRPWDATVIPAIEKGIAQAAVGLNPVNDGKVIRLVIPPLTEERRKDFVKQLNKMAEEYRVSIRNDRHKAIEQIKKTEKEKKITEDQRFKGEDRLQKTTEFYIKKIDEILIAKEKEIMS; via the coding sequence ATGATTGACAGCGTAATAAGCCAGGCTGAAGATTTTATGAAAAAAACTATTGAAAGGTTCAAACAGGACACCTCAACCTTGAGAACCGGGCGCGCCAGCCCCACTTTAATTGACGGAGTAAAAGTTAACGCTTATAACTCCATAATGCCGCTTAACCAGGTGGCAGGTATTTCAGTACCCGATGCTAAAACAATAGAAATCAGGCCCTGGGACGCAACAGTGATACCGGCCATTGAAAAAGGAATAGCGCAGGCTGCCGTAGGCCTTAATCCGGTTAACGACGGGAAAGTAATCAGGCTGGTTATTCCGCCTTTAACGGAAGAGCGTAGAAAAGATTTTGTAAAACAATTAAATAAAATGGCGGAAGAATACAGGGTTTCTATAAGAAATGACCGCCATAAAGCGATAGAGCAGATTAAAAAAACTGAAAAAGAAAAAAAGATTACTGAAGACCAGAGATTCAAGGGTGAAGATAGGCTTCAAAAAACCACAGAATTTTACATCAAAAAAATTGACGAAATCCTTATTGCCAAAGAAAAAGAGATTATGTCTTAA
- the pyrH gene encoding UMP kinase: MKQPCLKFKRVILKLSGEMLAGDKRFGIAPEMLDKISNEVKQTAKLGVELGIVIGGGNIWRGAEERIKGLDRVTSDYMGMLGTVMNALALQNAFESAGVPAIVQSAIEIGKLCEPFSEKATVKYFQMGKVVVFAGGTGNPYFTTDTTAALRAVELKADILFKATKVDGVYTSDPMKNPSAKKYSEISFMEAIEKKLKIMDITAFSLCMENKVKIMVFNLQKWGNIVRALKGEKIGTIVH, translated from the coding sequence ATGAAACAGCCCTGTTTGAAATTTAAAAGGGTTATTCTGAAACTTTCGGGTGAAATGCTTGCCGGAGACAAGAGATTTGGCATCGCCCCTGAAATGTTGGATAAAATTTCTAATGAAGTCAAACAGACAGCAAAATTGGGCGTTGAACTTGGGATTGTTATCGGCGGCGGCAATATCTGGCGCGGCGCTGAAGAAAGAATAAAAGGGCTGGACCGCGTTACCTCGGATTATATGGGAATGCTGGGAACTGTAATGAATGCCCTTGCGCTTCAGAACGCTTTTGAATCTGCAGGGGTGCCTGCAATAGTGCAGTCAGCGATCGAAATAGGAAAACTTTGTGAACCGTTTTCAGAAAAAGCCACAGTAAAATATTTCCAGATGGGAAAAGTAGTTGTTTTTGCCGGCGGAACAGGTAACCCTTACTTCACTACTGATACCACTGCCGCACTGCGGGCGGTAGAACTTAAAGCAGATATTCTTTTTAAAGCGACAAAAGTTGACGGGGTGTATACTTCCGACCCGATGAAAAACCCTTCCGCAAAAAAATATTCCGAAATATCATTCATGGAAGCCATAGAAAAGAAATTAAAAATAATGGATATAACCGCGTTTTCCCTTTGCATGGAAAATAAGGTTAAAATAATGGTATTCAACCTGCAGAAATGGGGGAATATCGTCCGTGCCCTGAAAGGCGAGAAAATAGGCACAATAGTGCATTGA
- the tsf gene encoding translation elongation factor Ts, giving the protein MAEINVELIQKLRATSGAGMVDCKKVLTETCGDLDKALQLLREKGMTQALKKANRETKNGLIASYIHSGDRIGVLLEVNCETDFVAKTDEFKKLVKEIGLQVAAANPFFVSRESIPQDVIEKEKEIYRKQVLADGKPEKIVDKIVEGKLEKYFQQVCLLDQPYIRDCSGKEKIKDMVTAAIAKTGENIVVRRFARFQLGEEL; this is encoded by the coding sequence ATGGCAGAAATAAACGTTGAACTAATACAGAAGCTGCGTGCGACTTCCGGCGCAGGAATGGTAGATTGTAAAAAAGTGCTTACAGAAACGTGCGGTGATCTTGACAAGGCATTGCAGTTATTGCGCGAGAAAGGCATGACTCAGGCTTTAAAAAAAGCCAACAGGGAAACAAAGAACGGCTTAATTGCTTCTTATATTCATTCAGGCGACAGGATAGGCGTGCTGCTTGAAGTGAATTGTGAAACGGATTTTGTTGCGAAAACAGACGAATTTAAAAAACTGGTGAAAGAAATTGGCCTGCAGGTAGCTGCGGCAAATCCTTTCTTTGTTTCCAGAGAATCCATTCCACAGGATGTGATTGAAAAAGAAAAAGAAATATACCGTAAACAGGTATTGGCTGACGGAAAACCTGAAAAAATTGTTGATAAGATTGTCGAAGGAAAGCTTGAAAAATATTTCCAGCAAGTATGCCTGCTAGACCAGCCCTATATCAGGGATTGTTCGGGCAAAGAGAAAATAAAAGATATGGTTACCGCGGCAATCGCGAAAACCGGAGAAAATATTGTCGTAAGGAGATTTGCAAGGTTTCAATTGGGCGAAGAACTATGA
- the rpsB gene encoding 30S ribosomal protein S2, producing the protein MSSITMKSLLEAGVHFGHQTRQWNPKMSKFIFCERNKIHIIDLQKTVKELKRAYKFVRDMVALGKPVLFVGTKKQSADVVETEAKRCGAFFVSKRWLGGTLTNFATIRKSVNRLKELEKMKEEGIFELLSPKERSKRQKEMMKLESSLRGIKNMGQLPGVMFVVSPTDEDVAVQESKKMHIPIVAICDTNSDPDIVDYPIPGNDDAVRAISLFCSIIADAVMEGKGTLDQEGQAVKQTGEFGIPDEELAKEVELNETKG; encoded by the coding sequence ATGTCATCCATCACGATGAAGTCTTTGCTTGAAGCAGGAGTGCATTTTGGGCATCAAACCAGACAATGGAATCCCAAAATGAGCAAGTTTATTTTTTGTGAGCGCAATAAAATACATATTATTGACCTTCAAAAAACCGTAAAGGAACTAAAAAGAGCGTATAAATTTGTCAGAGATATGGTAGCTTTAGGCAAGCCGGTGCTTTTTGTCGGGACCAAGAAACAGTCAGCGGATGTTGTTGAAACGGAAGCAAAAAGATGCGGAGCTTTTTTTGTTTCAAAAAGGTGGCTTGGCGGAACCTTAACAAATTTTGCAACTATTCGAAAGTCCGTCAATAGGCTTAAAGAACTTGAAAAAATGAAAGAAGAAGGAATTTTTGAATTACTTTCGCCTAAGGAAAGAAGCAAAAGACAGAAAGAAATGATGAAACTGGAGAGTTCTCTCAGGGGAATAAAAAATATGGGGCAGCTTCCAGGGGTAATGTTTGTCGTAAGCCCGACCGACGAAGATGTTGCTGTCCAGGAATCGAAAAAAATGCATATACCCATTGTTGCCATCTGCGACACAAATTCCGACCCGGATATCGTAGATTACCCTATTCCGGGAAATGACGATGCGGTGCGCGCTATCAGCCTTTTCTGCTCAATAATTGCAGACGCTGTTATGGAAGGAAAGGGAACCCTGGACCAGGAAGGCCAGGCGGTAAAGCAGACAGGCGAATTTGGAATTCCGGATGAAGAGCTTGCAAAAGAAGTAGAACTAAACGAAACGAAAGGATAA
- a CDS encoding 4Fe-4S binding protein, with amino-acid sequence MDYSPILILGALGFTVALVLTGIHCFPGFESVHSGNGACEDPKQNPENISAVIYCAGGNNCSDKYAYQGVETCFAASKIFRGKKECIYGCIGFGDCAQACAEGAISHVKGEIPAVNKNTCTGCGLCVSACPKKIISLVPSKYDVHIKCSSLNAGRYVREICATGCISCGICVKICPTKAIKIENNLAVVNYNKCSNCGLCVERCPANTIERILPVV; translated from the coding sequence ATGGATTATTCTCCGATTTTGATTCTTGGTGCGTTAGGTTTTACGGTTGCATTAGTTTTGACGGGCATACATTGTTTTCCGGGTTTCGAGTCTGTGCATTCAGGGAACGGGGCCTGCGAAGATCCCAAACAGAATCCGGAAAATATTTCTGCTGTTATTTATTGCGCAGGGGGAAACAACTGTTCCGACAAGTATGCCTATCAGGGCGTAGAAACCTGTTTTGCAGCCAGCAAAATTTTCAGGGGCAAGAAGGAATGTATTTACGGATGTATAGGTTTTGGCGATTGCGCACAAGCCTGTGCCGAAGGCGCAATTTCGCACGTTAAAGGCGAAATACCCGCGGTAAACAAGAACACTTGTACCGGTTGCGGCCTTTGTGTTAGCGCCTGCCCAAAAAAAATAATTTCACTTGTTCCTTCTAAATATGATGTTCATATTAAATGTTCTTCCCTGAACGCCGGCAGGTATGTAAGGGAAATTTGCGCGACAGGTTGCATTTCATGCGGTATATGTGTTAAAATATGTCCTACAAAAGCCATAAAGATTGAAAATAACCTGGCGGTTGTAAACTATAATAAATGCAGCAATTGCGGTTTGTGTGTTGAACGATGCCCTGCAAATACGATTGAAAGAATTTTACCAGTAGTATGA
- a CDS encoding electron transport complex subunit RsxA — protein sequence MINNTTNPVLIFLSAFVVNNIVLIRTIGLCSFFSMSNSLKSSLNAAVPIVCVNLAATILSWLFYNLALIPYKLEYLKLVSFVLIIVLLVQIQEFILKKVLANYFSTAGNSLSVITANCIILAVLLLNTEYKLDLVNSIIYSLGIAFGYVLAIILFAGMKERVGSAPIPKALKGYPIEFILAGLMSIAILGLRGLFGL from the coding sequence ATGATAAATAATACCACAAACCCAGTATTGATTTTTTTAAGTGCTTTTGTTGTAAATAACATAGTCCTCATAAGGACTATAGGCTTATGTTCTTTTTTTAGCATGTCGAATAGCCTTAAAAGTTCGTTGAACGCAGCCGTGCCGATAGTATGCGTTAATCTGGCAGCCACTATTTTATCCTGGCTGTTTTATAACTTAGCGCTTATTCCTTACAAACTTGAATACCTGAAATTGGTATCATTCGTACTCATCATAGTTTTATTGGTTCAAATTCAGGAATTTATATTAAAAAAAGTTCTGGCAAACTATTTTTCGACAGCCGGAAACAGCCTGTCCGTTATTACGGCAAATTGTATAATTCTGGCAGTTTTGTTGTTAAATACCGAATATAAGCTTGACCTGGTTAATAGCATTATTTACAGTTTGGGTATTGCTTTTGGGTATGTTCTTGCTATAATACTGTTTGCCGGAATGAAAGAACGGGTTGGATCCGCGCCGATTCCAAAAGCATTGAAGGGTTACCCGATTGAATTTATTCTTGCCGGGCTTATGTCAATTGCAATATTAGGTCTGCGCGGTTTGTTTGGGTTGTAA
- the rsxE gene encoding electron transport complex subunit RsxE, giving the protein MLQNSNLNAFLSRIWRANPVVVLMVGLCPVLAITTTAYNSIGLGAAVSFVLICSGLTISLIRKFVPNEIKIPASMVIIAFYTTFVDYFIQAYFIELSAYLGIFIPLIMANCLLLNSSEIFYSVKNSTTHSFLDAAGFSIGFSIVILLIGSLREILGSGAFMGQQLFQEPVNVMVLPAGGFLLIGILLGILNWFRSRFSEKNDK; this is encoded by the coding sequence ATGCTACAGAACAGTAATTTAAATGCTTTTCTTTCAAGAATATGGCGGGCTAATCCTGTCGTTGTCCTGATGGTAGGCCTGTGCCCGGTATTGGCAATTACGACTACAGCTTATAACAGTATAGGCCTGGGCGCAGCTGTTTCCTTTGTTTTAATATGTTCAGGGTTAACGATTTCGCTTATTAGAAAATTTGTTCCCAATGAAATAAAAATACCTGCATCTATGGTAATAATAGCGTTTTATACGACGTTCGTTGATTATTTTATCCAGGCCTATTTTATTGAACTTTCGGCATATTTGGGTATTTTTATACCGCTTATTATGGCAAATTGTTTACTGCTGAACAGTTCTGAAATATTTTATTCTGTGAAAAATTCCACAACTCATTCTTTTCTGGATGCGGCCGGTTTCAGTATTGGATTCTCAATAGTAATCTTGCTGATCGGATCCCTGCGGGAAATATTAGGAAGCGGGGCTTTTATGGGCCAACAACTTTTTCAGGAGCCCGTGAATGTTATGGTTTTGCCTGCGGGAGGGTTTCTTCTCATCGGAATCCTGCTTGGTATCTTAAACTGGTTTCGTTCTAGGTTTTCAGAAAAAAATGATAAATAA
- a CDS encoding FMN-binding protein, giving the protein MNSKILIKTAASSLKLAFLCMISALLISQLYLAIEPVIKQRKTETLILLYRQVLPNSAWFENKTAGNREFIAGFDKQHVQRGKIVKLNVRDYNGDIEILFGVDQENRILGIKILNADFRINLEDDSSKSDFFKKFIGLKFHDLKLEKNGKDISIIPGADVSSKAYIKALKKAVEEVESINATEQ; this is encoded by the coding sequence ATGAATTCAAAAATACTTATTAAAACAGCTGCCTCATCCTTAAAACTGGCTTTTCTTTGCATGATTTCAGCGTTACTAATATCACAGCTATATCTTGCAATTGAACCGGTAATAAAACAGAGAAAAACTGAAACTTTAATTTTGTTATACAGACAGGTTCTTCCTAATTCAGCTTGGTTTGAAAATAAAACAGCCGGTAACAGAGAATTTATTGCAGGGTTCGACAAACAGCATGTACAAAGAGGGAAAATCGTAAAGTTAAATGTGCGCGACTACAACGGCGATATTGAAATTTTATTCGGAGTGGACCAGGAAAATAGAATATTGGGAATAAAAATATTGAACGCAGATTTTAGAATTAACCTTGAAGATGATTCTTCAAAAAGTGATTTTTTCAAGAAATTTATAGGCTTAAAATTTCATGACCTGAAGCTTGAAAAAAACGGAAAAGATATCAGCATAATTCCGGGTGCAGACGTTTCTTCAAAGGCGTATATAAAAGCGCTTAAAAAAGCAGTGGAGGAAGTAGAATCAATCAATGCTACAGAACAGTAA
- a CDS encoding RnfABCDGE type electron transport complex subunit D: MNPLFVSVSPHIRSEKTIRHVMLDVLFALLPSVIAGVIFFGKDSLLIVSTSVLFCCLTEIVFEKIAKRKNTINDLSAVVTGIIFSLTLPASAPLWIVACGAVFAILIGKQFFGGIGHNPFNPALIARAFVQLSWSKEIAGIPASLEITKFNMFLGNMPGALGEVSKIAIIAGALYLIFRRQITLHAPLSLVVTVVLLSIVTRNNPLFQVLTGGLLLGAVFMATDPVTTPVSGNGKIIFGIGCGLLTMLIRLKGAFPEGIYYSILIMNMFTPVIDKVTRKKGLGSDEFKNTY; encoded by the coding sequence ATGAACCCGTTATTTGTTTCTGTTTCGCCACATATTAGATCTGAAAAAACAATCAGGCATGTGATGCTGGACGTACTCTTTGCATTGTTGCCTTCAGTTATAGCGGGCGTTATTTTTTTTGGAAAGGATTCTTTGTTGATTGTTTCAACCAGCGTGTTATTTTGCTGCTTGACTGAAATTGTATTTGAAAAAATAGCTAAAAGAAAAAACACTATTAATGACCTTTCTGCTGTAGTGACAGGAATTATTTTTTCCCTTACTCTGCCAGCGTCAGCTCCTTTGTGGATAGTCGCTTGCGGGGCAGTTTTTGCAATATTGATAGGTAAACAATTTTTTGGCGGTATTGGCCACAATCCATTTAACCCTGCGTTAATTGCAAGGGCTTTTGTCCAGCTTTCCTGGTCAAAAGAAATTGCCGGTATTCCGGCTTCTTTAGAGATAACTAAATTTAATATGTTCTTGGGGAATATGCCGGGAGCCCTGGGTGAAGTTTCAAAAATTGCAATTATAGCCGGTGCATTGTATTTAATTTTTCGCAGACAAATTACCTTACATGCGCCCTTGAGCTTGGTTGTGACAGTTGTTCTTTTATCAATAGTTACAAGAAATAATCCGCTTTTTCAGGTTTTAACCGGAGGACTGTTATTAGGCGCTGTTTTTATGGCAACGGACCCGGTAACAACGCCTGTTTCAGGAAACGGAAAGATTATTTTTGGTATCGGCTGCGGACTGCTGACAATGTTAATAAGATTGAAAGGCGCTTTTCCGGAAGGAATATATTATTCGATTTTAATAATGAATATGTTTACGCCTGTTATCGATAAAGTCACCAGAAAAAAAGGTTTGGGGTCTGATGAATTCAAAAATACTTATTAA